A single Perognathus longimembris pacificus isolate PPM17 chromosome 17, ASM2315922v1, whole genome shotgun sequence DNA region contains:
- the Nags gene encoding N-acetylglutamate synthase, mitochondrial, which translates to MATAWVATTLRTAAAGGGRLRGTRGARRLSGSTGRRAAASGSPGRRLSTAWARAQPPREETQGAEDGAQSPATEQPFWTPPPPPPESPAPPAGRSLVQRDIQAFLSQCGASPGEARHWLTQFQTCQYSADKPFAVIEVDEEVLRYPQAVSSLAFALAFLQRMDMKPLVVLGLPAPTAPSGCLSFWEAKTQLAQSCKVLVDELRHNAATAVPFFGGGSVLSAAEPAPHASYGGIVSVETDLLQWCLESNSIPILCPIGETAARRSVLLDSLEVTASLAKALQPTKIVFLNNSGGLRNASRKVLSNVNLPADLDLVANAEWLSTKERQQIRLIVDVLSRLPHYCSAVITAASTLLTELFSNKGCGTLFKNAERMLRVFNLQNLDQDRLVNLVNTSFRKKLREDYLDSLRPRLHSIYVSEGYNAAAILTVEPVLGGTPYLDKFVVGSSRQGQGSGQMLWECLRQDLQTLFWRSRVTNPINPWYFKHCDGSFSNKQWIFFWFGLADIRDSYELVNHAKGLPDSFCKPASDPGS; encoded by the exons ATGGCGACGGCCTGGGTAGCCACGACCCTGCGGACCGCAGCTGCGGGCGGCGGGAGGCTGAGGGGCACTCGGGGCGCCCGGAGGCTGAGCGGTAGCACGGGGCGGCGGGCGGCTGCGAGCGGCAGCCCGGGACGCCGGCTCAGCACCGCCTGGGCGCGGGCCCAGCCCCCGAGGGAGGAGACGCAGGGCGCGGAAGACGGTGCCCAGTCGCCGGCCACCGAGCAGCCGTTCTGGACgccgcctcctccgccccccgaaagccccgcgccccccgcgggccGCTCGCTGGTGCAGCGGGACATCCAGGCCTTCCTGAGCCAGTGCGGGGCCAGCCCTGGGGAGGCCCGGCACTGGCTCACGCAGTTCCAGACCTGCCAGTACTCCGCGGACAAGCCCTTCGCGGTCATCGAG GTGGACGAGGAGGTGCTCAGGTACCCACAAGCGGTATCCAGCCTCGCCTTCGCCCTGGCCTTCCTGCAGCGCATGGACATGAAGCcgctggtggtcctggggctgccGGCCCCCACGGCGCCCTCGGGATGTCTTTCCTTCTGGGAGGCCAAAACACAGCTTGCCCAGAGCTGCAAGGTGTTGGTGGACGAGCTGCGGCATAACGCCGCCACCGCCGTGCCGTTTTTTGGTGGCGGGTCTGTGCTGAGCGCGGCGGAGCCCGCCCCCCATGCCAG CTATGGCGGCATCGTCTCAGTGGAGACGGACCTGCTGCAGTGGTGCCTGGAGTCCAACAGCATCCCCATCCTGTGCCCCATCGGGGAGACGGCCGCGCGCCGATCTGTGCTCCTCGATTCGCTGGAGGTGACCGCGTCGCTGGCCAAAGCGCTGCAGCCCACCAAAATCGTCTTCCTCAATAACTCAGGCGGCCTGCGCAACGCCAGTCGGAAG GTCCTGAGCAACGTGAACCTGCCCGCCGACTTGGACCTGGTGGCCAACGCTGAGTGGTTAAGCACCAAGGAGCGGCAGCAGATACGGCTCATCGTGGACGTGCTCAGCCGCCTGCCCCACTACTGCTCCGCGGTCATCACTGCCGCCAGCACGCTGCTCACCGAGCTCTTCAGCAACAAGG GCTGCGGCACCCTGTTCAAGAATGCCGAGAGAATGCTGCGAGTGTTTAACTTGCAAAACCTGGACCAGGACCGCCTGGTGAATCTAGTCAACACCAGTTTTCGCAAAAAGCTCCGAGAGGACTACCTAGACTCGCTGCGCCCGCGACTGCACTCCATCTATGTGTCCGAGGG GTACAATGCCGCCGCCATTCTGACAGTAGAGCCGGTTCTGGGGGGCACCCCATACCTGGACAAATTCGTGGTAGGCTCCAGCCGCCAGGGCCAAGGCTCTGGTCAGATGCTGTGGGAGTGCCTGCGGCAGGACCTGCAAACTCTGTTCTGGCGCTCCAGAGTCACTAACCCCATCAATCCCTG GTACTTCAAGCACTGTGATGGCAGCTTCTCCAACAAACAGTGGATCTTCTTCTGGTTTGGCCTGGCTGATATCCGGGACTCTTATGAACTTGTTAACCATGCCAAGGGGTTGCCGGACTCCTTCTGCAAGCCAGCTTCTGACCCCGGCAGCTGA
- the Tmem101 gene encoding transmembrane protein 101, whose protein sequence is MASKIGSRRWMLQLIMQLGSVLLTRCPFWGCFSQLMLYAERAEARRKPDIPVPYLYFDMGAAVLCASFMSFGVKRRWFALGAALQLAISTYAAYIGGYVHYGDWLKVRMYSRTVAIIGGFLVLASGAGELYRRKPRSRSLQSTGQVFLGIYLICVAYSLQHSKEDRLAYLNHLPGGELMIQLFFVLYGVLALAFLSGYYVTLAAQILAVLLPPIMLLIDGNVAYWHNSRRVEFWNQMKLLGESVGIFGAAVILATDG, encoded by the exons ATGGCTTCGAAGATAGGTTCGAGACGCTGGATGCTGCAGTTGATCATGCAGTTGGGCTCGGTGCTGCTCACACGCTGCCCCTTTTGGGGTTGCTTCAGCCAGCTCATGCTCTACGCTGAAAGGGCCGAGGCGCGTCG GAAGCCGGACATCCCGGTGCCGTACTTGTACTTCGACATGGGAGCAGCCGTGCTGTGTGCCAGCTTCATGTCCTTCGGAGTGAAGCGGCGGTGGTTCGCTCTGGGGGCTGCACTCCAGCTGGCCATTAGCACCTATGCGGCCTACATCGGGGGCTACGTCCACTATGGGGACTGGCTGAAG GTCCGAATGTACTCACGTACAGTTGCCATCATCGGCGGCTTCCTGGTGCTGGCTAGTGGGGCTGGGGAACTGTACCGAAGGAAACCTCGTAGCCGCTCACTACAGTCTACCGGCCAGGTGTTCCTGGGTATCTACCTCATCTGTGTG GCCTACTCGCTGCAGCACAGCAAGGAGGATCGTCTGGCATACCTGAACCACCTTCCAGGAGGGGAGCTGATGATCCAGCTGTTCTTTGTGCTGTATGGTGTTCTGGCCCTGGCCTTCCTATCAGGCTACTATGTGACCCTGGCTGCTCAGATCCTGGCTGTACTGCTGCCCCCCATCATGCTCCTCATCGATGGCAATGTGGCCTACTGGCACAACTCACGGCGTGTTGAGTTCTGGAACCAGATGAAGCTCCTCGGTGAGAGCGTGGGCATCTTTGGGGCCGCTGTCATTTTGGCTACTGATGGCTGA